Proteins from a single region of Chryseobacterium sp. T16E-39:
- a CDS encoding BtrH N-terminal domain-containing protein, with product MKLNFEHHQTAHCENGVASNLLLYKGIKLSEPMIFGIGSGLFFVYLPFLKVNFAPGFSYRPMPGAIFSKAAKRLGIKIKREKFSNPKDAQLALEKNLENNIPTGLQVGVFNLTYFPEEYKFHFNAHNLVVYGKEDGRFLISDPVMDYVTTLSEAELEKVRYAKGALPPKGHMYYPVYIPENIDVQDAIKKGIKDTCKNMLAPVPLIGVKAMRWVAKSIPKWAEKKGTKVTNHYLGQLIRMQEEIGTGGGGFRFIYGAFLQEAAEILKNDQLRELSKEITAIGDLWRDFAVDIARVYKNRNSKSNIYQELSKSMLHIADLEEAFYKKLRKAI from the coding sequence ATGAAATTGAATTTTGAACATCACCAAACCGCTCATTGCGAAAACGGTGTTGCCTCTAATTTATTACTCTATAAAGGTATAAAACTAAGTGAACCTATGATTTTTGGAATAGGTTCAGGATTGTTTTTTGTATATCTGCCTTTCTTAAAAGTAAACTTTGCTCCCGGCTTCAGCTATCGTCCGATGCCTGGCGCAATTTTCAGTAAGGCGGCCAAAAGATTAGGTATTAAAATAAAAAGAGAGAAATTCTCAAATCCCAAAGATGCACAATTGGCATTGGAGAAAAATCTAGAAAATAACATTCCTACCGGACTTCAGGTGGGGGTTTTTAATCTTACTTATTTTCCGGAAGAATATAAATTCCATTTCAACGCCCATAATCTTGTCGTTTACGGAAAGGAAGATGGAAGATTTCTGATCAGTGATCCGGTAATGGATTACGTAACTACTCTCTCTGAAGCCGAACTGGAAAAAGTAAGGTATGCAAAAGGAGCACTACCTCCGAAAGGTCATATGTACTATCCTGTTTATATTCCTGAAAATATAGATGTACAAGATGCTATAAAAAAAGGAATTAAAGATACTTGTAAAAACATGCTCGCTCCTGTTCCTCTTATTGGAGTAAAAGCCATGAGGTGGGTCGCGAAAAGCATCCCGAAATGGGCTGAGAAAAAAGGGACCAAGGTGACCAATCATTATTTGGGTCAATTAATAAGAATGCAGGAAGAAATTGGAACCGGTGGCGGTGGATTCAGATTTATTTATGGTGCTTTTTTACAGGAAGCTGCAGAAATTCTTAAGAATGACCAATTAAGAGAATTATCGAAGGAAATTACTGCCATTGGAGATCTTTGGAGAGACTTCGCAGTAGATATTGCCCGGGTTTATAAAAACCGTAATTCAAAAAGTAATATCTACCAGGAACTTTCAAAATCAATGCTTCATATTGCAGATCTGGAAGAAGCTTTCTACAAAAAACTGAGAAAAGCAATCTGA
- a CDS encoding ABC transporter ATP-binding protein, with translation MAEHMIEIKNLYKKYKNSDEFSVNDISLNIDKNEIYGILGPNGAGKTTLISMLSGLIKPTSGQFTINGLSPQKNSFKIKQIIGIVPQEYALYPTLTAKENLLFFGSLYGLKHKALHRNIDESLERMGLSKFADKKVEQFSGGMKRRCNLIAGTLHNPKVLFLDEPTVGVDVQSKKVIIDFLQELNKNGTCIIYTSHHLSEAEEFCTKIAIIDRGRIHAVGTPEELVAQIATAETLEDVFISLTGKELRDVVV, from the coding sequence ATGGCAGAGCACATGATCGAAATTAAAAATCTTTATAAAAAATATAAGAATTCTGATGAATTTTCTGTCAACGATATTTCTTTGAATATCGACAAGAATGAGATCTATGGAATTCTTGGTCCTAACGGCGCAGGGAAAACCACTTTAATATCCATGCTCTCGGGATTGATCAAACCTACTTCTGGCCAGTTTACGATTAACGGGCTTTCCCCTCAAAAAAACAGTTTTAAAATAAAACAGATCATAGGGATCGTCCCTCAGGAATATGCACTTTATCCGACCCTTACAGCAAAGGAAAACCTGTTGTTCTTCGGAAGCTTGTATGGATTGAAACATAAAGCTCTTCACAGGAACATTGATGAATCCCTGGAAAGAATGGGCTTATCAAAATTTGCTGATAAAAAAGTAGAGCAGTTCTCAGGAGGAATGAAGCGCCGTTGTAACCTGATTGCCGGAACACTTCATAACCCCAAAGTTCTGTTCTTAGACGAACCAACGGTGGGAGTTGATGTACAGTCTAAAAAAGTGATCATCGATTTCCTGCAGGAACTCAATAAAAACGGGACATGCATTATTTATACATCCCATCACCTCTCTGAAGCTGAGGAATTCTGTACTAAAATTGCAATCATAGACCGAGGAAGAATCCATGCTGTTGGAACTCCTGAAGAGCTCGTTGCACAAATAGCTACTGCTGAAACATTGGAAGATGTTTTCATTTCATTAACCGGAAAAGAATTAAGAGATGTTGTTGTATAA